From the Prunus dulcis chromosome 4, ALMONDv2, whole genome shotgun sequence genome, one window contains:
- the LOC117626031 gene encoding uncharacterized protein LOC117626031 isoform X1, giving the protein MTGGSLGLRTGSYGSLQQLQLIQNGFSHNLPTPGLTRKSSKLLLSSSREKDRVLPFVCRFLGRKRVTMLLLVVLALLVFVFNSFTVNKESSNVIITQHSENVIPYRKDKSSSSITFAGMEDKHDIKIPSTENTVTGNVKHRILIPSPSHPLIQPSTVVRDHCENFAFPPPPPPTDRKRYGPRPCPVCYLPVEQAIASMPSFSSESSVLRNLTYVYDENPIRIESHRGSEFGGFPTLKQRNDSYDIKESMMVHCGFVKGSKPGHQSGFDVDEADLMELEMFHDIIVASAVFGNYDIIQQPKNISEFSRKNVPFYMFIDEETEAYMTNSSVLGNSKRVGLWRIIVVRNVPYSDARRNGKIPKLLLHRLFPNVRYSLWIDGKLQLVVDPYQILERFLWRQNANFAISRHYKRYDVFEEAEANKAAGKYDNSTINEQIDFYIKEGLQPYSEAKFPITSDVPEGCVIIKEHIPITNLFTCNWFNEVDRFTSRDQLSFSTVRDKIMGKVNWSINMFLDCERRNFVIQAYHRELLEHMPPPRPPRAIIRLPLPLPQSTKSVKTPTGKKISLKRGRGDKKRHRKVGGRRDSKSF; this is encoded by the exons ATGACTGGAGGGTCATTAGGTCTACGTACAGGGAGCTATGGATCACTACAACAACTACAACTGATACAGAATGGCTTTTCACATAATCTGCCAACACCTGGTCTTACACGCAAGTCTTCCAAGTTGCTTCTTTCAAGTTCGAGGGAGAAGGACAGAGTTTTGCCCTTTGTATGTAGATTCCTGGGTCGAAAGAGGGTCACAATGCTTCTTTTGGTTGTCCTTGCTCTTCTGGTTTTCGTATTCAATTCCTTCACTGTAAATaaag AAAGCAGTAATGTCATTATCACTCAACATAGTGAAAATGTGATACCTTATCGCAAGGATAAGTCAAGTAGTTCCATAACTTTCGCTGGAATGGAAGATAAACATGACATCAAAATACCTTCTACAGAGAATACTGTGACAGGAAATGTTAAACATAGAATCCTGATTCCTTCTCCTTCCCATCCCCTTATTCAGCCATCCACTGTTGTTCGTGACCattgtgaaaattttgcatttccccctcctcctcctccaactGATCGAAAACGTTATGGACCACGTC CATGTCCAGTATGTTATCTACCTGTGGAGCAGGCTATAGCTAGTATGCCAAGCTTCTCCTCAGAATCATCTGTCCTACGTAATTTGACATatgtttatgatgaaaatCCGATAAGAATTGAATCACATAGAGGTTCTGAATTTGGCGGGTTTCCAACTCTAAAGCAGAGAAATGATTCTTATGATATAAAAGAATCCATGATGGTTCACTGTGG ATTTGTGAAAGGAAGTAAACCTGGTCACCAGTCTGGATTTGATGTTGATGAAGCTGACCTTATGGAGTTGGAGATGTTCCATGATATCATTGTTGCTTCAGCTGTCTTTG GAAACTATGATATAATACAGCAGCCAAAGAACATTAGTGAGTTTTCGAGGAAAAATGTTCCATTCTACATGTTTATTGACGAAGAGACAGAAGCTTATATGACGAATTCCAGTGTCCTGGGAAACAGTAAGAGGGTAGGATTGTGGAGAATTATCGTTGTTCGTAACGTCCCCTATAGTGATGCAAGGCGTAATGGAAAg ATTCCGAAGCTTCTATTGCATAGGCTTTTCCCCAATGTCAGATATTCTTTATGGATTGATGGAAAGCTTCAGCTTGTGGTGGATCCGTATCAAATCCTTGAGAG GTTCTTATGGCGTCAGAATGCGAATTTTGCAATCTCAAGGCACTATAAACGGTATGATGTGTTTGAAGAGGCTGAAGCTAACAAAGCTGCTGGAAAGTATGATAACTCCACCATTAATGAGCAGATTGACTTCTATATTAAGGAGGGTTTACAACCTTATTCAGAGGCTAAATTTCCAATAACAAGTG ACGTTCCTGAAGGTTGTGTTATCATAAAGGAGCACATTCCCATCACAAATTTGTTTACCTGCAATTGGTTCAATGAAGTTGATCGCTTTACCTCCAGGGATCAATTAAGCTTCTCCACAGTGAGAGATAAAATCATGGGAAAAGTTAATTGGAGcattaatatgtttttggATTGTGAGAGGCGCAATTTTGTAATTCAg GCATACCACCGAGAGTTACTGGAGCACATGCCTCCTCCACGTCCGCCTAGGGCTATTATTCGTCTTCCCCTACCTTTGCCTCAGAGTACCAAATCTGTAAAAACCCCAACCGGGAAGAAGATTTCTTTAAAGCGTGGAAGAGGAGATAAGAAGCGCCATCGTAAGGTTGGTGGTAGGAGAGACAGCAAGTCATTCTAA
- the LOC117626031 gene encoding uncharacterized protein LOC117626031 isoform X2: protein MTGGSLGLRTGSYGSLQQLQLIQNGFSHNLPTPGLTRKSSKLLLSSSREKDRVLPFVCRFLGRKRVTMLLLVVLALLVFVFNSFTVNKESSNVIITQHSENVIPYRKDKSSSSITFAGMEDKHDIKIPSTENTVTGNVKHRILIPSPSHPLIQPSTVVRDHCENFAFPPPPPPTDRKRYGPRPCPVCYLPVEQAIASMPSFSSESSVLRNLTYVYDENPIRIESHRGSEFGGFPTLKQRNDSYDIKESMMVHCGFVKGSKPGHQSGFDVDEADLMELEMFHDIIVASAVFGNYDIIQQPKNISEFSRKNVPFYMFIDEETEAYMTNSSVLGNSKRVGLWRIIVVRNVPYSDARRNGKIPKLLLHRLFPNVRYSLWIDGKLQLVVDPYQILERFLWRQNANFAISRHYKRYDVFEEAEANKAAGKYDNSTINEQIDFYIKEGLQPYSEAKFPITSDVPEGCVIIKEHIPITNLFTCNWFNEVDRFTSRDQLSFSTVRDKIMGKVNWSINMFLDCERRNFVIQGLSGCCMSHRVLLTR, encoded by the exons ATGACTGGAGGGTCATTAGGTCTACGTACAGGGAGCTATGGATCACTACAACAACTACAACTGATACAGAATGGCTTTTCACATAATCTGCCAACACCTGGTCTTACACGCAAGTCTTCCAAGTTGCTTCTTTCAAGTTCGAGGGAGAAGGACAGAGTTTTGCCCTTTGTATGTAGATTCCTGGGTCGAAAGAGGGTCACAATGCTTCTTTTGGTTGTCCTTGCTCTTCTGGTTTTCGTATTCAATTCCTTCACTGTAAATaaag AAAGCAGTAATGTCATTATCACTCAACATAGTGAAAATGTGATACCTTATCGCAAGGATAAGTCAAGTAGTTCCATAACTTTCGCTGGAATGGAAGATAAACATGACATCAAAATACCTTCTACAGAGAATACTGTGACAGGAAATGTTAAACATAGAATCCTGATTCCTTCTCCTTCCCATCCCCTTATTCAGCCATCCACTGTTGTTCGTGACCattgtgaaaattttgcatttccccctcctcctcctccaactGATCGAAAACGTTATGGACCACGTC CATGTCCAGTATGTTATCTACCTGTGGAGCAGGCTATAGCTAGTATGCCAAGCTTCTCCTCAGAATCATCTGTCCTACGTAATTTGACATatgtttatgatgaaaatCCGATAAGAATTGAATCACATAGAGGTTCTGAATTTGGCGGGTTTCCAACTCTAAAGCAGAGAAATGATTCTTATGATATAAAAGAATCCATGATGGTTCACTGTGG ATTTGTGAAAGGAAGTAAACCTGGTCACCAGTCTGGATTTGATGTTGATGAAGCTGACCTTATGGAGTTGGAGATGTTCCATGATATCATTGTTGCTTCAGCTGTCTTTG GAAACTATGATATAATACAGCAGCCAAAGAACATTAGTGAGTTTTCGAGGAAAAATGTTCCATTCTACATGTTTATTGACGAAGAGACAGAAGCTTATATGACGAATTCCAGTGTCCTGGGAAACAGTAAGAGGGTAGGATTGTGGAGAATTATCGTTGTTCGTAACGTCCCCTATAGTGATGCAAGGCGTAATGGAAAg ATTCCGAAGCTTCTATTGCATAGGCTTTTCCCCAATGTCAGATATTCTTTATGGATTGATGGAAAGCTTCAGCTTGTGGTGGATCCGTATCAAATCCTTGAGAG GTTCTTATGGCGTCAGAATGCGAATTTTGCAATCTCAAGGCACTATAAACGGTATGATGTGTTTGAAGAGGCTGAAGCTAACAAAGCTGCTGGAAAGTATGATAACTCCACCATTAATGAGCAGATTGACTTCTATATTAAGGAGGGTTTACAACCTTATTCAGAGGCTAAATTTCCAATAACAAGTG ACGTTCCTGAAGGTTGTGTTATCATAAAGGAGCACATTCCCATCACAAATTTGTTTACCTGCAATTGGTTCAATGAAGTTGATCGCTTTACCTCCAGGGATCAATTAAGCTTCTCCACAGTGAGAGATAAAATCATGGGAAAAGTTAATTGGAGcattaatatgtttttggATTGTGAGAGGCGCAATTTTGTAATTCAg GGCTTGTCAGGTTGTTGTATGAGTCACAGGGTTCTGTTGACACGTTGA
- the LOC117624807 gene encoding uncharacterized protein LOC117624807: MELSGFFIICMLHSVIALISGALMMFYSYEFYVFSHGLETASKLQGSTPHDQLLIQTADSLSGLLLFSIGSLLFMVAFVKDNKFQSFFAKGCVLLHISMAIWRVYFERKLEDLARDWPKQVAGDVTLALSWGFLLVYSWREKYD; the protein is encoded by the coding sequence ATGGAGTTATCTGggttttttataatttgtatgCTCCACTCTGTTATTGCTCTGATTTCTGGAGCTTTGATGATGTTTTACTCCTATGAATTTTATGTGTTCAGCCATGGCCTTGAGACAGCAAGTAAGCTCCAAGGGTCAACACCCCACGATCAGCTTTTAATTCAAACTGCGGATTCCTTATCCGGCTTGCTTCTATTTTCCATTGGATCCCTTTTGTTCATGGTGGCTTTTGTCAAGGACAACAAGTTCCAGAGCTTCTTTGCTAAAGGTTGTGTGTTGCTTCACATTTCCATGGCTATTTGGAGAGTTTACTTTGAGAGGAAACTTGAAGACCTTGCCCGGGATTGGCCAAAGCAGGTCGCCGGAGACGTCACACTGGCGCTTTCCTGGGGTTTTCTTCTTGTGTACTCATGGAGGGAGAAGTATGATTAG
- the LOC117624333 gene encoding metallothionein-like protein 1, translating to MSSKCSDCSCTDSSQCTKKGSSYDLVIVETENRSKDTVIMDAPAAENDGKCKCGPSCSCVDCKCGN from the exons ATGTCGAGCAAGTGTAGCGACTGTAGCTGCACTGACAGCAGCCAGTGCAC GAAGAAGGGAAGCAGCTACGACTTGGTCATAGTTGAGACTGAGAACCG CTCCAAGGACACTGTGATCATGGATGCCCCAGCAGCTGAGAACGATGGAAAGTGCAAGTGCGGCCCAAGCTGCTCCTGTGTGGACTGCAAATGTGGTAATTAA
- the LOC117624790 gene encoding cytochrome c oxidase copper chaperone 1-like: MGGMPTENTSSALAFPGSQPNQGSAVTTAPSLDTKPKKKICCACPDTKKLRDECIVEHGQEACTKWIDAHLRCLRAEGFNV; the protein is encoded by the coding sequence ATGGGTGGAATGCCAACAGAAAATACTTCGTCTGCCTTGGCTTTCCCAGGGTCGCAGCCAAATCAAGGATCAGCGGTCACTACTGCACCTAGCCTGGATACAAAGCCGAAGAAGAAGATCTGCTGTGCTTGCCCGGATACTAAGAAGCTGCGCGATGAATGCATTGTGGAGCATGGTCAAGAGGCTTGCACAAAATGGATCGATGCTCATCTCAGGTGCCTTCGTGCAGAGGGCTTCAATGTTTGA